Proteins from one Halarchaeum grantii genomic window:
- a CDS encoding ribonuclease HI family protein codes for MTAAHLPVEHLPPLATRVDEVLADVGYEVAAATDAIDDAVPGYGGLFDPATTPAELRGALDDLRETGVTRPPTPEPSGDAFVLYVDGSSRGNPGPAGAGAVIVDAEGAELARLGRPVGARTGNNTAEYVALHLGLTELLARYDPRTLEVRIDSMTVIRDVWGGEAPSEAGVESYSDAVAAALACIPSHRYTHLADSDPNPADALATVGADIAALGP; via the coding sequence GTGACGGCGGCGCACCTCCCGGTCGAGCACCTCCCACCGCTCGCGACGCGCGTCGACGAGGTGCTCGCGGACGTCGGGTACGAGGTGGCGGCCGCCACGGACGCCATCGACGACGCCGTCCCCGGCTACGGCGGGCTGTTCGACCCCGCGACGACGCCGGCCGAGTTACGGGGCGCGCTCGACGACCTCCGCGAGACCGGCGTCACCCGTCCGCCGACCCCCGAGCCGTCGGGCGACGCGTTCGTCCTCTACGTCGACGGGAGCTCGCGCGGCAACCCCGGACCGGCAGGTGCGGGGGCGGTCATCGTGGACGCCGAGGGGGCGGAGCTCGCCCGCCTCGGCCGTCCCGTCGGCGCTCGCACGGGGAACAACACCGCGGAGTACGTCGCGCTCCACCTCGGGCTCACCGAGCTGCTCGCGCGCTACGACCCCCGGACGCTCGAAGTCCGAATCGACTCCATGACCGTCATCCGCGACGTCTGGGGCGGCGAGGCGCCGAGCGAAGCGGGCGTCGAGTCGTACAGCGACGCCGTCGCGGCGGCGCTCGCGTGCATTCCGAGCCACCGCTACACGCACCTCGCCGACAGCGACCCGAACCCCGCCGACGCGCTCGCGACCGTCGGTGCCGACATCGCGGCGCTCGGCCCGTGA
- a CDS encoding DUF7560 family zinc ribbon protein, whose protein sequence is MTEAEYRVRCPSCAESFAVDAAMRDDLLAAGCVLCGAPLSEADFVPLSGSSSTS, encoded by the coding sequence ATGACCGAGGCCGAATACCGGGTCCGCTGCCCGTCCTGCGCGGAGTCATTCGCGGTCGACGCGGCCATGCGCGACGACCTCCTCGCCGCCGGGTGCGTCCTCTGCGGGGCGCCGCTCTCGGAGGCGGACTTCGTCCCGCTGTCGGGGTCTTCCTCGACGTCGTGA
- the cysK gene encoding cysteine synthase A: MSIVDSVTDLVGETPLVRLDSVPGTVVGKLESANPTHSVKDRIAVAMLEAAEERGRLDDGTTIIEPTSGNTGVGLAAAAAAKGYDLVLTMPESMSEERRRLLAAFGADLVLTPSADGMDGAVERAHDLAADTEGAFVPEQFENRANPRVHRETTGREIWEATDGDVDVVVAGVGTGGTITGVAEHLVEERGADVTVVGVEPAGSPVLSGGDPGSHGIQGIGAGFVPDVLRTDLLDDVVTVEGAAAEERTRQLATEEGILAGVSSGAALDAAARVAARPEHEDDRVVVVLPDTGERYLSTDLFAHE, encoded by the coding sequence ATGTCCATCGTAGACAGCGTCACCGACCTCGTCGGGGAGACGCCGCTCGTCCGCCTCGACTCCGTCCCCGGGACGGTCGTCGGGAAGCTCGAGTCGGCGAACCCGACGCACTCCGTGAAGGACCGCATCGCCGTCGCGATGCTCGAGGCCGCCGAGGAGCGCGGGCGCCTCGACGACGGGACGACGATAATCGAGCCGACGAGCGGCAACACCGGCGTCGGTCTCGCGGCCGCCGCCGCGGCGAAGGGGTACGACCTCGTGCTCACGATGCCCGAGTCGATGAGCGAGGAGCGCCGCCGCCTCCTCGCGGCGTTCGGCGCGGACCTCGTGCTCACGCCGAGCGCGGACGGCATGGACGGCGCCGTCGAGCGCGCGCACGACCTCGCGGCCGACACCGAGGGCGCGTTCGTCCCCGAGCAGTTCGAGAACCGCGCGAACCCGCGCGTCCACCGCGAGACGACCGGGCGCGAGATCTGGGAGGCGACCGACGGCGACGTCGACGTCGTCGTCGCGGGCGTCGGCACTGGCGGCACGATCACCGGCGTCGCCGAGCACCTCGTCGAGGAGCGCGGGGCGGACGTCACGGTCGTCGGCGTCGAGCCCGCCGGCTCGCCGGTCCTCTCCGGCGGTGACCCCGGCTCGCACGGCATCCAGGGGATCGGCGCGGGCTTCGTCCCGGACGTCCTCCGCACGGACCTCCTCGACGACGTCGTCACCGTCGAGGGGGCGGCGGCCGAAGAGCGAACCCGGCAACTCGCGACCGAGGAGGGCATCCTCGCCGGCGTCTCCTCGGGCGCCGCGCTCGACGCGGCCGCACGCGTCGCCGCGCGCCCCGAGCACGAGGACGACCGCGTCGTCGTCGTGCTCCCGGACACCGGCGAGCGCTACCTCTCGACGGACCTCTTCGCCCACGAGTGA
- a CDS encoding molybdopterin-dependent oxidoreductase has product MSETNDAPRTDRDTTDDGGGLSRRSFLTGAGTAAALGISGLSAAREEGLTGLEVVSDPIGDYPYRDWEDFYREKWDWDSISRSTHSVNCTGSCSWDVYVKNGQVWREEQAADYPTFDEDLPDPNPRGCNKGACYSDYVNAEQRIKHPLKRTGARGEGKWKRITWEEALTEIAEHVVDEVEAGRYDCISGFTPIPAMSPVSFASGSRLVNLLGGVSHSFYDWYSDLPPGEPLTYGHQTDNAEAADWYNADYLIAWGSNVNVTRIPDAKYFLDAGYDGTKRVGIFTDYSQTAIHTDEWLSPKAGTDAALALGMAHTIVSEGRYDEAHLKEQSDMPLLVREDTGKYLRASDVGMGNDKTLLMCDQGGDVRVAPGSLGVRDGKYDAESSITLDFDPRLDADLTVDGVPVTTVWNKLTDRLAEYTPEAVHEETRVGTETLQRIAREFADAEKAKIIHGKGVNDWYHNDLGNRAIQLLCTLTGNIGENGTGFDHYVGQEKIWTTHGWKSLSFPTGDVRGVPTTLWTYYHAGVLDNADPETVARVEEALEKDWMPMYPAERPDGTRPDPSTMFVWRGNYFNQSKGNVAVEETLWPKLDLVVDVNFRMDSTALYSDIVLPAASHYEKYDLSMTDMHSYVHPFTPAIEPLGEAKTDWQIFRELAAKIQEVATERGVEPIDDREFDREIDLQSIHDDYVRDWISGEPGALAEDRGAVDFVLEHSEETNPEESENHVTVDDIVEQPQRFEAAGGHWTSDLDEGEAYAPWKDFVQDKEPWPTFSGRQQYYIDHDWFLDLGEELPTHKSPETMQDDYPLQYNTPHGRWSIHSTWRDHPQMLRLNRGEPVVYLNPGDAEERGIEDGDDVVLFNDLAEVEAVAKIYPASPEGSATMYHAWEMYQFPDHQNFNALVPMYMKPTQLVQYPADSGEHLSFSPNYWGPTGVNSDVRIDVRKKGGEGQ; this is encoded by the coding sequence ATGAGTGAGACCAACGACGCACCACGGACGGATCGTGACACGACCGACGACGGCGGCGGCCTCTCGCGCCGGAGCTTCCTCACCGGCGCGGGGACGGCCGCCGCGCTCGGCATCAGCGGCCTCTCCGCCGCTCGCGAGGAGGGACTGACCGGCCTCGAAGTCGTCTCCGACCCCATCGGGGACTACCCCTATCGGGACTGGGAGGACTTCTACCGGGAGAAGTGGGACTGGGACTCGATCTCGCGCTCGACGCACAGCGTCAACTGCACGGGCAGTTGCTCGTGGGACGTCTACGTGAAGAACGGGCAGGTCTGGCGCGAGGAGCAGGCCGCCGACTACCCGACGTTCGACGAGGACCTCCCGGACCCGAACCCGCGCGGGTGCAACAAGGGCGCGTGCTACTCGGACTACGTGAACGCCGAGCAGCGTATCAAGCACCCCCTGAAGCGCACCGGCGCGCGCGGCGAGGGGAAGTGGAAGCGCATCACGTGGGAGGAGGCGCTCACGGAGATCGCCGAGCACGTCGTCGACGAGGTCGAGGCCGGGCGCTACGACTGCATCAGCGGCTTCACGCCCATCCCGGCGATGAGCCCGGTCTCCTTCGCCTCGGGGAGTCGGCTCGTCAACCTCCTCGGCGGCGTCAGTCACTCCTTCTACGACTGGTACTCGGACCTGCCGCCGGGAGAGCCGCTCACGTACGGCCACCAGACGGACAACGCGGAGGCCGCCGACTGGTACAACGCCGACTACCTCATCGCGTGGGGGTCGAACGTGAACGTCACGCGCATCCCGGACGCGAAGTACTTCCTCGACGCCGGCTACGACGGCACGAAGCGCGTCGGGATCTTCACGGACTACTCCCAGACCGCCATCCACACCGACGAGTGGCTCAGTCCGAAGGCGGGGACGGACGCCGCGCTCGCGCTCGGGATGGCACACACCATCGTCTCGGAGGGCCGCTACGACGAGGCGCACCTGAAAGAGCAGTCGGACATGCCGCTGCTCGTCCGCGAGGACACCGGGAAGTACCTCCGTGCGAGCGACGTCGGGATGGGGAACGACAAGACGCTCCTCATGTGCGACCAGGGGGGCGACGTCCGGGTCGCGCCCGGGTCGCTCGGCGTCCGCGACGGCAAGTACGACGCCGAGTCGAGCATCACCCTCGACTTCGACCCCCGCCTCGACGCCGACCTCACCGTCGACGGCGTCCCCGTGACGACGGTGTGGAACAAGCTCACCGACCGCCTCGCCGAGTACACCCCCGAGGCCGTCCACGAGGAGACGCGCGTCGGCACGGAGACGCTCCAGCGCATCGCCCGCGAGTTCGCCGACGCCGAGAAGGCGAAGATCATCCACGGCAAGGGCGTCAACGACTGGTACCACAACGACCTCGGGAACCGCGCCATCCAGCTCCTCTGCACGCTCACCGGGAACATCGGCGAGAACGGCACGGGCTTCGACCACTACGTCGGCCAGGAGAAGATCTGGACGACGCACGGCTGGAAGAGCCTCTCCTTCCCCACCGGCGACGTTCGCGGCGTCCCGACGACGCTCTGGACGTACTACCACGCCGGCGTCCTCGACAACGCCGACCCGGAGACGGTCGCGCGCGTCGAGGAGGCCCTCGAGAAGGACTGGATGCCGATGTACCCCGCCGAGCGCCCGGACGGCACGCGCCCCGACCCCTCGACGATGTTCGTCTGGCGGGGGAACTACTTCAACCAGTCCAAGGGGAACGTCGCCGTCGAGGAGACGCTCTGGCCGAAACTCGACCTCGTCGTCGACGTCAACTTCCGGATGGACTCGACGGCGCTCTACTCGGACATCGTCCTCCCGGCGGCGAGCCACTACGAGAAATACGACCTCTCGATGACGGACATGCACTCCTACGTGCATCCGTTCACGCCCGCCATCGAGCCGCTCGGCGAGGCGAAGACGGACTGGCAGATCTTCCGCGAGCTCGCTGCGAAGATACAGGAGGTCGCCACCGAGCGCGGCGTCGAGCCCATCGACGACCGCGAGTTCGACCGCGAGATCGACCTCCAGTCCATCCACGACGACTACGTTCGGGACTGGATCAGCGGCGAGCCCGGCGCGCTCGCCGAGGACCGCGGGGCCGTGGACTTCGTCCTCGAGCACTCCGAGGAGACGAACCCCGAGGAGAGCGAGAACCACGTCACGGTGGACGACATCGTCGAGCAGCCCCAGCGCTTCGAAGCGGCGGGCGGCCACTGGACGTCCGACCTCGACGAGGGCGAGGCGTACGCGCCGTGGAAGGACTTCGTGCAGGACAAGGAGCCGTGGCCGACGTTCTCCGGGCGCCAGCAGTACTACATCGACCACGACTGGTTCCTCGACCTCGGCGAGGAGCTCCCGACGCACAAGTCCCCGGAGACGATGCAGGACGACTACCCGCTCCAGTACAACACGCCCCACGGCCGGTGGTCGATCCACTCGACGTGGCGCGACCACCCGCAGATGCTCCGGCTCAACCGGGGCGAACCCGTCGTCTACCTCAACCCGGGCGACGCCGAGGAGCGCGGCATCGAGGACGGCGACGACGTCGTCCTCTTCAACGACCTCGCGGAGGTCGAGGCCGTCGCGAAGATCTACCCGGCGAGCCCGGAGGGGTCGGCGACGATGTACCACGCGTGGGAGATGTATCAGTTCCCCGACCACCAGAACTTCAACGCGCTCGTTCCGATGTACATGAAGCCCACTCAACTCGTTCAGTATCCGGCGGACTCGGGCGAACACCTCTCCTTCTCCCCGAACTACTGGGGACCGACGGGCGTGAACAGTGACGTCCGTATCGACGTCCGCAAGAAGGGGGGTGAGGGCCAGTGA
- a CDS encoding cytochrome b gives MGRLTAWVSERFETEVFEPYLGKSFPAEDSFLLGEVALFSFVVLVLTGTYLGLFYIPSIESVTYHGSVVRYQGQELPGAFASVLQLTYDVPFGMFVRRFHHWAAHIFVASIALHMLRVFFTGAYRKPREANWAVGVVLAALAMLAAYTGYSLPFDEFATTATSIGFNLASSIPLLGDFLAQLVFGGDYPTNTSIPRLYFLHVFVVPLLIAGFIALHMAILVHQKHTEAAREDDVETSRGTVERDDGDVVIGLPAVPNQTAVSAVVFFLTVATTSLLAGFLPVHNVAEYGPHDPASTPAVIMPDWFLMWVYGFLKLWPTWLNFSVAGFHFSPEFLAGVGLSGLVFLAVFAWPFVRPQERSVHFTADPLARPVATAVGVAGVLMVMIASIAGMNNLLANLLGVGTGPVNTALTIAIFVWPTAGALATYYALRGDDPADRTVDERPADD, from the coding sequence ATGGGCCGCCTCACCGCGTGGGTCAGCGAGCGCTTCGAGACGGAGGTGTTCGAGCCCTACCTCGGGAAGTCGTTCCCGGCGGAGGACTCCTTCCTCCTCGGCGAAGTCGCGCTCTTCAGCTTCGTCGTCCTCGTCCTCACGGGGACGTACCTCGGGCTCTTCTACATCCCGTCGATCGAGTCCGTCACCTACCACGGGAGCGTCGTCCGCTATCAGGGCCAAGAGCTCCCCGGGGCGTTCGCCTCCGTCCTGCAACTCACCTACGACGTCCCGTTCGGGATGTTCGTGCGGCGCTTCCACCACTGGGCCGCCCACATCTTCGTCGCCTCCATCGCGCTCCACATGCTCCGCGTCTTCTTCACGGGCGCGTACCGGAAGCCCCGGGAGGCGAACTGGGCGGTCGGCGTCGTGCTCGCGGCGCTCGCGATGCTCGCCGCCTACACGGGCTACTCGCTGCCCTTCGACGAGTTCGCGACCACCGCGACGTCCATCGGGTTCAACCTCGCGAGCTCCATCCCGCTCCTCGGGGACTTCCTCGCGCAGCTCGTCTTCGGTGGGGACTACCCGACGAACACCTCGATTCCGCGCCTCTACTTCCTGCACGTCTTCGTCGTCCCGCTGCTCATCGCGGGCTTCATCGCGCTCCACATGGCGATTCTCGTCCACCAGAAGCACACGGAGGCGGCGCGCGAGGACGACGTCGAGACGAGCCGCGGGACGGTCGAGCGCGACGACGGCGACGTCGTCATCGGCCTCCCTGCGGTCCCGAACCAGACGGCGGTGAGCGCGGTCGTCTTCTTCCTCACCGTCGCGACGACGTCGCTCCTCGCGGGGTTCCTCCCCGTGCACAACGTCGCCGAGTACGGCCCGCACGACCCCGCGAGCACCCCGGCGGTCATCATGCCGGACTGGTTCCTCATGTGGGTCTACGGCTTCCTGAAGCTCTGGCCGACGTGGCTGAACTTCAGCGTCGCCGGCTTCCACTTCTCCCCGGAGTTCCTCGCCGGCGTCGGCCTCTCGGGGCTGGTGTTCCTCGCGGTGTTCGCGTGGCCGTTCGTCCGGCCCCAGGAGCGGAGCGTCCACTTCACTGCGGACCCGCTCGCGCGCCCGGTCGCGACGGCGGTCGGCGTCGCGGGCGTCCTCATGGTCATGATCGCCTCCATCGCGGGGATGAACAACCTGCTCGCGAACCTGCTCGGGGTTGGCACTGGCCCCGTCAACACCGCGCTGACCATCGCCATCTTCGTCTGGCCGACCGCGGGCGCGCTCGCGACCTACTACGCGCTCCGCGGCGACGACCCCGCCGACCGAACCGTCGACGAACGACCTGCCGACGACTGA
- a CDS encoding metallophosphoesterase yields MSTPPATVDAFDGAPTVVHVSDVHGYLADARRALRAVGETDAFDPVVTADDDGTLHWADNDHVLVVNGDLIDRGPANAECLALVRRLQREAPPGRVRYHIGNHELAVLLPALVGWRTEYSVSLSPEERRAFLERVADGAVTAAFDGYDYTYSHAGRNDPFDVGDVNDALRDAASELLARDGGDERVQRRLASQHAAILGIGDSHGGRGPDAGLCWMDFAHLDASAPPQVVGHTKHARATRNGNVVCGNVIRMNHGSPGGEGVLVETRDDLTAVRRTPSGDVATTTV; encoded by the coding sequence ATGTCCACGCCGCCAGCGACGGTCGACGCCTTCGACGGCGCCCCGACGGTCGTCCACGTCAGCGACGTCCACGGCTACCTCGCGGACGCGCGCCGCGCGCTGCGCGCGGTCGGCGAGACCGACGCGTTCGACCCGGTCGTGACGGCCGACGACGACGGGACGCTCCACTGGGCGGACAACGACCACGTCCTCGTCGTCAACGGCGACCTGATCGACCGCGGGCCGGCGAACGCGGAGTGTCTCGCCCTCGTCCGGCGCCTCCAGCGCGAGGCCCCACCGGGACGCGTGCGCTACCACATCGGCAACCACGAACTCGCGGTCCTCCTCCCGGCGCTCGTCGGGTGGCGCACTGAGTACTCGGTTTCCCTCTCCCCCGAGGAGCGCCGCGCGTTCCTCGAACGCGTCGCCGACGGCGCCGTCACCGCCGCGTTCGACGGATACGACTACACGTACAGTCACGCCGGGCGCAACGACCCCTTCGACGTCGGCGACGTGAACGACGCCCTGCGTGACGCCGCGAGCGAACTCCTCGCGCGCGACGGCGGCGACGAACGCGTCCAGCGCCGCCTCGCGTCGCAGCACGCGGCCATCCTCGGTATCGGCGACAGCCACGGCGGGCGCGGGCCGGACGCCGGCCTCTGCTGGATGGACTTCGCGCACCTCGACGCCTCCGCGCCGCCGCAGGTCGTCGGCCACACGAAGCACGCCCGCGCCACCCGAAACGGGAACGTCGTCTGCGGGAACGTCATTCGGATGAATCACGGGTCGCCCGGCGGCGAGGGTGTCCTCGTCGAGACCCGGGACGACCTCACCGCCGTCCGTCGCACGCCGAGCGGCGACGTCGCGACGACGACCGTCTGA
- a CDS encoding ubiquinol-cytochrome c reductase iron-sulfur subunit has product MTRSDHDHDHDESDACESCPHDDGGESVSPSIFTAAWRSLPRRRYAQALATVGGLTAVGSLAAPVASLTKVFEQEYTGPIYSEGVHLVDGDGNRVTTEALDYGEGMTVYPATHPGIAKAPTVLVRYEESEYGGETRMDSVVEGYAAYSKVCTHAGCMVGGENENPLVCPCHFGKYDPTQGAAVVGGPPPRPLPQLPITQTESGELIAIGDFEAPVGAGGG; this is encoded by the coding sequence ATGACTCGATCAGACCACGATCACGACCACGACGAATCGGACGCCTGCGAGTCGTGCCCGCACGACGACGGGGGCGAGAGCGTGTCGCCGAGCATCTTCACGGCGGCGTGGCGCTCGCTCCCGCGCCGGCGCTACGCCCAAGCGCTCGCGACCGTCGGCGGCCTCACGGCCGTCGGGAGCCTCGCGGCGCCGGTCGCGAGCCTCACGAAGGTCTTCGAGCAGGAGTACACGGGGCCGATCTACTCCGAGGGCGTTCACCTCGTCGACGGCGACGGGAACCGCGTGACGACCGAGGCGCTCGACTACGGCGAGGGGATGACGGTCTATCCCGCGACGCACCCGGGAATCGCGAAGGCGCCGACGGTGCTCGTGCGCTACGAGGAGAGCGAGTATGGCGGCGAGACGCGGATGGACTCCGTCGTCGAGGGCTACGCCGCCTACTCGAAGGTCTGCACGCACGCCGGCTGCATGGTCGGGGGCGAGAACGAGAACCCGCTCGTCTGCCCCTGTCACTTCGGGAAGTACGACCCGACGCAGGGGGCGGCCGTCGTCGGCGGGCCGCCGCCGCGCCCGCTCCCCCAGCTCCCCATCACGCAGACGGAGAGCGGCGAACTCATCGCCATCGGCGACTTCGAGGCGCCGGTCGGCGCGGGAGGTGGGTGA
- a CDS encoding 4Fe-4S dicluster domain-containing protein, giving the protein MSAEEASETPDGVDIADGIDHQVAMVMDLNKCVGCQTCTIACKNLWTDSGGREYMYWNNVETKPGEGYPRGWEDLGGGWQSDDHTDRQVGEIPDGEDYGEPWEFDYESTLFTGESEHVEPEQDPQWGPNWEEDQGAGEYPNSYHFYLPRICNHCTHPSCVEACPRSAVYKRAEDGIVLVDQDRCRGYRYCVEGCPYKKIYYNAQRKKSEKCLFCYPRVEGEGPDGETHAPACAEQCPTQLRLVGFLDDPKGPIYKLVEEYGVALRLHPEFRTQPNVYYIPPFAPPQHSEDGETIDVERIPRNYLEDLFGEQVHDALDTIERHRTRVENGGESELMEILQDQNPARQYRLDVFDEGEGRAD; this is encoded by the coding sequence GTGAGCGCCGAGGAGGCCTCCGAGACGCCCGACGGCGTCGACATCGCGGACGGCATCGACCACCAGGTCGCGATGGTGATGGACCTGAACAAATGCGTCGGCTGTCAGACCTGCACCATCGCCTGCAAGAACCTCTGGACGGACTCCGGCGGCCGCGAGTACATGTACTGGAACAACGTCGAGACGAAGCCCGGCGAGGGCTACCCGCGCGGCTGGGAGGACCTCGGCGGCGGCTGGCAGTCCGACGACCACACAGACCGGCAGGTCGGCGAGATCCCCGACGGTGAGGACTACGGCGAGCCGTGGGAGTTCGACTACGAGAGCACGCTCTTCACCGGCGAGAGCGAGCACGTCGAACCCGAGCAGGACCCGCAGTGGGGGCCGAACTGGGAGGAGGACCAGGGCGCCGGCGAGTACCCCAACTCCTATCACTTCTACCTCCCGCGCATCTGCAACCACTGCACGCATCCCTCCTGCGTCGAGGCGTGCCCGCGCAGCGCGGTGTACAAGCGCGCCGAGGACGGCATCGTCCTCGTCGACCAGGACCGCTGCCGGGGCTATCGCTACTGCGTCGAGGGCTGTCCGTACAAGAAGATCTACTACAACGCCCAGCGGAAGAAGTCGGAGAAGTGCCTCTTCTGCTATCCGCGCGTCGAGGGCGAAGGGCCGGACGGCGAGACGCACGCGCCGGCGTGCGCGGAGCAGTGCCCGACCCAGCTCCGCCTCGTCGGCTTCCTCGACGACCCGAAGGGCCCCATCTACAAGCTCGTCGAGGAGTACGGCGTCGCGCTCCGCCTCCACCCGGAGTTCCGGACGCAGCCGAACGTCTACTACATCCCGCCGTTCGCGCCGCCCCAGCACTCCGAGGACGGCGAGACCATCGACGTCGAGCGCATCCCGCGCAACTACCTCGAGGACCTCTTCGGCGAGCAGGTCCACGACGCCCTCGACACCATCGAGCGCCACCGGACGCGCGTCGAGAACGGCGGGGAGAGCGAGCTCATGGAGATCCTCCAGGACCAGAACCCGGCGCGACAGTACCGCCTCGACGTCTTCGATGAGGGGGAGGGCCGTGCCGACTGA